A stretch of the Fusobacterium varium genome encodes the following:
- a CDS encoding putative siderophore receptor has product MSKKTALLWAVLAVTAYGEQSVDLGKSVIYSTTGFETEMRKTASNPSVVTSKEIKERNYQTVDQILNDIPSINIVKQGKDSIIDLRGQGDKAKQNVQILVDGVQMNSLDTSMTATPINTIAVDNIERIEVLPGGGSVLYGSGTSGGVVNIITKRGVGRTAAVGFDHGEYGSNKTNVTVGESFGNFDVNLTYTKNDREGYRDYDKSDSDYFQGDIRYRISDTQNIGFKYSKYKADETYPEMLTRAQVEDDRKQSGLVDGEHSKTKTDKDEYVLTYNNKLTENLDLNLVLFSQETEMKIDSRSYQGAMGPIKLWMTQDALFRDKKKGIKSKLRYAYGEGSSVIFGLEYIDNDAKRKSLMNMPPMMNNILTVNDLNKETISGFVMNNYVWGNFEFAQGVRYERADYKVKRTSSTGPGIDTTTDEDNFAYEVSANYLYSDTGKTYIRYERGFTSPPPALLTNKNAAGYYLNNLKSEKYDNFEIGVSDYIGFTSLNASVFYTITKDEITSETNGTMGSASMTIDNYNLGKTERVGFELKAEQYIDKLTLSQSYAYINAKIKDGEVKGVDVSGNRVANVPRNKFNIGANYAFTNRFNVGGEVVYIDDVYLNNKNLGGKKNSHVVTNIRANYNFDFGLSLHAGINNVFDKKYYEDVDYTESTGVFTYDPAAERNYYVGFRYSL; this is encoded by the coding sequence ATGAGTAAAAAAACAGCACTGCTTTGGGCGGTATTGGCAGTAACAGCATATGGAGAACAAAGTGTTGATTTAGGAAAGAGTGTTATTTATTCTACAACAGGATTTGAAACAGAAATGAGAAAAACAGCAAGCAATCCAAGTGTAGTGACATCTAAAGAAATCAAGGAGAGGAATTATCAGACAGTTGATCAGATATTGAATGATATTCCAAGCATCAATATTGTAAAACAGGGGAAAGATTCAATAATTGACTTGAGAGGACAAGGAGATAAGGCTAAACAGAATGTACAGATACTTGTAGACGGGGTACAGATGAACTCTCTGGATACGTCAATGACAGCCACTCCTATTAATACAATAGCTGTAGATAATATTGAAAGGATAGAAGTTCTTCCTGGTGGAGGTTCAGTTCTTTATGGAAGTGGAACTTCTGGAGGAGTTGTAAATATTATCACAAAAAGAGGAGTTGGAAGAACAGCAGCAGTAGGATTTGACCATGGGGAATATGGAAGCAATAAAACTAATGTAACTGTAGGAGAAAGTTTTGGAAATTTTGATGTAAATCTTACATATACAAAAAATGACAGAGAAGGGTACAGAGACTATGATAAATCAGATTCTGATTATTTTCAGGGAGATATAAGATACAGAATATCTGATACACAAAATATAGGGTTTAAATATTCAAAATATAAGGCAGATGAAACATATCCAGAGATGCTTACAAGAGCTCAGGTGGAAGATGACAGAAAACAGTCAGGACTAGTAGATGGCGAACATAGTAAAACAAAAACAGATAAGGATGAATATGTTTTAACTTATAATAATAAATTAACTGAAAACCTTGATTTAAATTTAGTATTATTTTCACAGGAAACTGAAATGAAAATAGACAGCAGAAGTTATCAAGGGGCAATGGGACCAATAAAACTTTGGATGACACAAGATGCTTTATTCAGAGATAAAAAGAAAGGTATAAAATCTAAATTAAGATATGCCTATGGAGAAGGAAGTTCAGTAATTTTTGGTTTAGAATATATTGATAATGACGCTAAAAGAAAAAGTTTAATGAATATGCCTCCAATGATGAATAATATTCTTACAGTAAATGATTTAAATAAAGAAACAATAAGTGGATTTGTAATGAATAACTATGTATGGGGAAATTTTGAGTTTGCTCAAGGTGTGAGATATGAAAGAGCAGATTATAAAGTAAAAAGAACAAGTTCAACTGGACCTGGAATAGATACAACTACAGATGAAGATAATTTCGCATATGAGGTATCAGCTAATTATCTATATTCAGATACAGGAAAAACATATATCAGATATGAGAGAGGATTCACATCACCTCCACCAGCGTTGTTGACAAATAAAAATGCAGCTGGATATTATTTGAATAATCTTAAATCAGAAAAATATGATAACTTTGAAATTGGAGTATCAGATTATATAGGATTTACAAGTTTAAATGCGTCAGTGTTCTATACAATCACTAAAGATGAAATAACAAGTGAAACTAATGGAACAATGGGAAGTGCCAGTATGACTATTGATAACTACAATCTAGGAAAAACAGAGAGAGTAGGATTTGAGCTTAAAGCAGAACAATATATAGATAAACTTACTTTATCACAATCTTATGCATATATTAATGCAAAAATTAAAGATGGAGAAGTAAAAGGTGTAGATGTATCTGGAAACAGAGTAGCTAATGTACCTAGAAATAAATTTAATATAGGGGCAAATTATGCTTTTACTAATAGATTTAATGTAGGTGGAGAAGTTGTATATATAGATGATGTTTACTTAAATAATAAAAATCTAGGTGGAAAAAAGAATTCTCATGTAGTGACAAATATCAGAGCAAACTATAACTTTGATTTTGGTTTAAGTTTACATGCTGGAATAAATAATGTATTTGATAAAAAATATTATGAAGATGTAGATTATACAGAATCAACAGGAGTGTTTACTTATGATCCTGCAGCTGAAAGAAATTATTATGTAGGATTCAGATATAGTTTATAA
- a CDS encoding biopolymer transporter ExbD — protein MARYKKKRTLLTPDLTPLIDVVFLLLIFFIVSTTFNKYGNIDIDLPTSTLASEENNEKNLEIIIDKDNRYFITFGDKKNVEVTFDEIDGYLSGAKSVSVTGDKDLKYQNIIDIITKVKKHSIENLGINFYE, from the coding sequence ATGGCTAGATACAAGAAAAAAAGAACTCTCCTTACCCCTGATCTGACGCCGCTTATAGATGTGGTGTTTTTGCTTTTAATATTCTTCATAGTTTCTACAACATTTAACAAATATGGTAATATTGATATTGATCTTCCAACTTCTACACTGGCAAGTGAGGAAAACAATGAGAAAAATTTGGAAATCATTATTGATAAAGATAATAGGTATTTCATTACTTTTGGAGATAAAAAAAATGTAGAAGTAACTTTTGATGAGATAGACGGTTATCTCAGTGGAGCAAAAAGTGTTTCTGTTACTGGGGATAAAGATTTGAAATATCAAAATATTATTGATATCATAACTAAAGTCAAAAAACATAGCATAGAAAATTTAGGAATAAATTTTTATGAGTAA
- a CDS encoding energy transducer TonB, producing the protein MKRYFIIALLLHGILFLQLSLPTVTKDLDNKENLLKQSVPVTFTQVSNAAPVAAAAPQPVAETPKPKKIPKKEIPKSEVPKPVPKKTIPKKTEPKKETTKEPETEIKETPKVAETTASGNSGHSSSGASMPGIDSLFTANADGTYNAVSNHGIKYKIVKEITPAYPKQAENIRYRKKVMVKAKFLVDQSGNVKNISIINSHSKLGFDQAVIDALGKWKFSPIVYNGKVISVYFQKEFIFEPKS; encoded by the coding sequence ATGAAGAGATACTTTATTATAGCACTTCTATTACATGGAATACTCTTTCTGCAATTGAGTCTTCCTACTGTTACAAAAGATTTAGATAACAAAGAGAATTTATTGAAGCAAAGTGTTCCAGTTACTTTTACTCAAGTGAGTAATGCTGCCCCTGTAGCTGCTGCAGCTCCTCAGCCTGTTGCAGAAACACCTAAGCCCAAAAAAATCCCTAAAAAAGAAATTCCAAAGTCTGAGGTACCTAAACCTGTTCCAAAGAAAACAATACCTAAAAAAACTGAACCTAAAAAAGAAACAACTAAAGAACCTGAAACAGAAATAAAAGAAACTCCAAAAGTTGCGGAAACTACAGCTAGTGGTAACTCTGGCCACAGTTCTAGTGGTGCTTCTATGCCTGGTATAGACAGTTTGTTTACAGCTAATGCTGATGGAACTTATAATGCAGTATCTAATCATGGGATAAAATATAAAATAGTTAAAGAAATAACTCCTGCATATCCTAAGCAAGCTGAAAATATCAGATACAGGAAAAAAGTAATGGTAAAAGCAAAATTTTTAGTAGATCAATCAGGTAATGTAAAAAATATTTCTATTATCAATTCACATAGTAAGCTAGGATTTGACCAGGCTGTGATAGACGCTCTAGGAAAATGGAAGTTTTCACCAATTGTATATAATGGAAAAGTTATAAGCGTTTATTTCCAAAAAGAATTTATTTTTGAACCAAAATCATAG
- a CDS encoding ABC transporter ATP-binding protein, with the protein MDIIKVEKLDFSYGSRQILKEIDLDIKSKKLTGILGPNGCGKSTLLKNILGYLKNDSGNIKILNKDSKDYTQKEKAKCISLVPQKSQLMSAMDVEDFVLMGRLPHLQNSWDGYTQKDKETAYRYIRQLELESFIKRKAVTLSGGEFQRVLLARALAQETEIILLDEPTSALDLNHAIDLMEKVKETITEKGITAVAVLHDLNLAAMFCDEIVMMKNGKVYCKGSPKETFTAANLKEIYELECSIFYTENDIPYIIPRSKGGNK; encoded by the coding sequence ATGGATATAATAAAAGTAGAAAAATTAGATTTCTCTTATGGAAGCAGGCAGATATTAAAAGAAATAGATTTAGATATTAAATCAAAAAAACTGACTGGAATACTTGGACCTAATGGTTGTGGAAAGTCTACACTATTGAAAAATATTCTTGGATACCTAAAAAATGACTCAGGAAATATAAAAATATTAAATAAAGACAGCAAAGATTATACACAAAAAGAAAAAGCAAAATGTATTTCATTAGTTCCGCAAAAATCACAGCTTATGTCTGCTATGGATGTAGAGGATTTTGTTTTGATGGGAAGACTTCCACATTTACAGAACAGCTGGGATGGATATACTCAAAAAGATAAGGAAACAGCATATAGATACATACGTCAGCTGGAACTTGAAAGTTTTATAAAAAGAAAAGCAGTAACCCTTTCAGGAGGAGAATTTCAAAGAGTGCTTTTGGCAAGGGCACTGGCACAGGAAACAGAAATAATACTTTTAGATGAGCCTACTTCTGCTCTTGATTTAAATCACGCAATAGATCTTATGGAAAAAGTAAAGGAAACAATAACTGAAAAAGGAATAACAGCAGTTGCAGTTCTGCATGATCTCAATCTTGCAGCTATGTTTTGCGATGAAATAGTTATGATGAAAAATGGAAAAGTGTACTGTAAAGGAAGCCCCAAGGAAACATTTACAGCTGCTAATTTAAAGGAAATATATGAATTGGAATGCAGTATTTTCTATACAGAAAATGATATTCCTTACATAATTCCCAGATCAAAAGGAGGGAATAAATGA
- a CDS encoding ABC transporter permease, which yields MEKVLPIALTIGIFIVGILSIPLGSVPIPLEYIFNPEKAPEYMRIIIFNLRLPRIAMAVLIGMMLSSSGAVVQTVFQNPLADPYIIGIAASATFGAVIAFVFGMPDFMYGIIAFITCLFSTLMIFKMAKKGNKVNVATLLIVGIAVSSFLGAFTSFAMYMIGEDSFKITMWMMGYLGNATWKRVIFILIPLIFSVSYFYSKRNQLDALLSGDEEAHSLGVDVNRLKIKILTVSALIVAFSVAFSGMIGFVGLIIPHTIRMVVGPSNTKMLPSTILAGGFFLLICDTFGRIVLAPVEVPIGVITAFFGAPFFLYLALRNKRRDF from the coding sequence ATGGAAAAAGTTTTACCTATAGCATTAACAATAGGAATTTTTATAGTAGGAATACTCTCTATACCCTTAGGGAGTGTTCCTATTCCTCTGGAATATATATTTAATCCAGAAAAAGCTCCTGAATATATGAGAATAATAATATTTAATCTAAGACTTCCTAGAATAGCTATGGCAGTTCTTATAGGAATGATGCTTTCATCAAGTGGAGCAGTTGTACAGACAGTATTTCAAAATCCATTGGCAGACCCATATATTATAGGAATAGCAGCAAGTGCAACTTTTGGAGCAGTTATAGCTTTTGTATTTGGCATGCCAGATTTTATGTATGGAATTATTGCTTTTATTACGTGTTTGTTTAGTACTTTGATGATTTTTAAAATGGCTAAAAAAGGGAATAAAGTAAATGTAGCCACTCTACTTATAGTAGGAATAGCAGTTTCTTCATTTCTGGGAGCTTTTACTTCTTTTGCTATGTATATGATAGGAGAAGATTCTTTTAAGATAACAATGTGGATGATGGGATATTTAGGAAATGCAACTTGGAAAAGAGTTATTTTTATATTAATACCATTGATATTTTCAGTTAGTTATTTTTATTCAAAAAGGAATCAATTAGACGCTTTATTATCAGGAGATGAGGAAGCACATTCATTAGGAGTAGATGTAAATCGTTTGAAAATTAAGATTTTAACAGTATCTGCACTGATAGTAGCTTTTTCGGTGGCTTTCTCAGGAATGATAGGATTTGTAGGCCTTATAATACCACATACTATAAGAATGGTTGTGGGTCCTTCTAATACTAAAATGCTTCCAAGTACTATATTGGCTGGAGGATTTTTTCTCCTTATATGCGATACATTTGGAAGGATAGTATTAGCACCAGTTGAAGTACCAATTGGAGTAATAACAGCATTTTTCGGTGCACCATTCTTTTTATATTTAGCTTTAAGAAATAAAAGGAGAGATTTTTAA
- a CDS encoding flavodoxin has protein sequence MKTLVTYSTKTGNTKKVAESIAKAIKNSEIMDISEVKNLDYDLIIIGTWIDKGTADAKALNFIKTLANKNTAFFFTLGAYPDSKHALDCVENITKLFTDNENKVLGHFLCQGAVDPKLIEMMKTKLGPDHPHGPNPERIKRWADASLHPDETDLNNAYVYFKELVEKL, from the coding sequence ATGAAAACACTTGTTACTTATTCTACAAAAACTGGCAATACTAAAAAAGTTGCAGAATCTATTGCTAAGGCTATAAAAAATTCTGAAATAATGGATATTTCAGAGGTAAAAAATCTGGATTATGATTTAATCATTATAGGGACATGGATAGATAAAGGAACTGCAGATGCAAAAGCTTTAAACTTTATAAAAACTCTTGCAAATAAAAATACAGCATTTTTCTTTACATTAGGAGCATATCCAGATTCAAAACATGCTTTAGATTGTGTTGAAAATATAACTAAACTTTTTACTGACAATGAAAACAAAGTTCTGGGGCATTTCCTATGTCAAGGCGCTGTAGATCCTAAACTTATAGAAATGATGAAAACTAAATTAGGACCTGATCATCCTCATGGCCCTAATCCTGAAAGAATCAAGAGATGGGCAGATGCAAGCCTTCATCCTGATGAAACAGATTTGAATAATGCATATGTATATTTTAAAGAACTTGTTGAAAAACTTTAA
- a CDS encoding putative biopolymer transporter ExbB — MMYYFKVGGPLMWILFILSLISTTVIIERLFFFFKKEKTMNRNFRKEVIMAVSNRDMCRIIEICDKERNSVGCTVKKFLCRCNICDTNLKDFHQFDQIIKEIEMDEISPLEKRLHILGIIAHVAPMLGLLGTVTGMIDAFKDLSKFGAGDPTIVADSISKALITTAAGLSIAIPALVVYNLLNKRIEEIEEEIDKITTNVINIVRG; from the coding sequence ATGATGTACTATTTTAAAGTAGGAGGTCCACTGATGTGGATACTTTTCATACTATCTCTTATCTCTACAACTGTTATAATTGAAAGATTATTCTTTTTCTTTAAGAAAGAAAAAACAATGAACAGAAACTTTAGAAAAGAAGTAATAATGGCCGTTTCTAATAGAGATATGTGTAGAATAATTGAAATTTGTGATAAAGAAAGAAATTCTGTTGGGTGTACAGTTAAAAAATTCCTTTGCAGATGTAATATATGTGATACTAACCTAAAAGACTTTCACCAATTTGATCAGATAATAAAAGAAATTGAGATGGATGAAATCAGTCCGCTGGAAAAAAGACTTCATATTTTAGGAATAATAGCTCATGTAGCTCCTATGCTTGGACTTTTGGGAACTGTTACTGGAATGATAGATGCTTTTAAAGATCTTTCAAAATTTGGTGCAGGAGATCCTACTATTGTAGCTGATAGTATTTCAAAAGCTTTGATAACTACAGCAGCTGGTCTTTCTATTGCTATACCTGCACTAGTGGTATATAATCTGTTAAATAAAAGAATTGAAGAAATTGAAGAGGAAATAGATAAGATAACAACTAATGTTATTAATATTGTGAGGGGATAA
- a CDS encoding ABC transporter periplasmic component, whose amino-acid sequence MIKKLMVAALMLISSREMLALKIENNLIKDNYGNSIEIKEYNKLIVLDPAVVETIYLLNGEEKIAAIGKTAMSKIYPEEKTKDLESVGNISKPSLEKILSYTPDLVILNGMSTKTGETLKSLKIPYLINEAGNIQEILDNINAYGEILGKKEESKKLYNDSVSKLDDLKEKIKNKPLGLKGTVLYSVSPMMGFNGKTLPGEVLELLGVENITNNLTGERPIISQEFLLKENPDFLAGAMSIKSVDDIKNSNPAIKEIKAGQKDNIFIVDSNKILRGSPRIFELVLEFYDELLKVEK is encoded by the coding sequence ATGATAAAAAAACTAATGGTAGCAGCATTAATGCTGATATCAAGCAGAGAAATGCTTGCATTGAAAATAGAAAACAATCTCATAAAAGACAACTATGGAAATAGTATAGAGATTAAAGAATATAATAAATTGATTGTGTTGGATCCAGCAGTGGTAGAAACTATATATCTATTAAATGGAGAAGAGAAAATAGCTGCGATAGGAAAAACTGCAATGAGTAAAATATATCCTGAAGAAAAAACAAAAGATTTAGAAAGTGTGGGAAATATATCAAAACCAAGTCTTGAAAAGATATTATCTTATACTCCAGATTTGGTAATATTGAATGGGATGTCAACTAAGACAGGAGAAACTTTAAAAAGTTTGAAAATACCATATCTTATAAATGAAGCTGGAAACATACAGGAGATATTGGATAATATAAATGCTTATGGGGAAATACTTGGAAAAAAAGAAGAAAGTAAAAAACTCTATAATGACAGTGTAAGTAAATTAGATGATTTAAAAGAAAAAATAAAAAATAAGCCTTTAGGTTTAAAAGGAACTGTTCTGTATTCAGTGTCACCAATGATGGGATTCAATGGTAAAACTTTGCCAGGAGAAGTTCTTGAACTTCTTGGAGTAGAAAATATAACTAACAACCTTACTGGAGAAAGACCAATAATATCACAAGAATTTCTTTTAAAAGAAAATCCAGATTTTTTAGCAGGTGCTATGAGTATAAAATCAGTTGATGATATTAAAAATAGTAATCCTGCTATAAAAGAGATAAAGGCAGGACAGAAAGATAATATTTTCATTGTGGATTCTAATAAAATATTAAGAGGATCACCAAGAATTTTTGAATTAGTATTAGAATTTTATGATGAGCTTTTAAAGGTAGAAAAATAA
- a CDS encoding putative transcriptional regulator has translation MESIIEKNNLYKENLKIIKKTEDKVIYKVKCLDGYGEIICHHVFPGIDIIYNNFNTFYCFEPENISRDIIEINHCKKGRFECKIHNDSYLYLGEGDLEVNSCKIQRTTSGFPLGYYEGIEVLIDIETAEKFLKGIMEGINIDLNKIKERVFLDKDYFIIRATDEIEHIFHELYNVDERIQKGYFKIKVLELLLFFTIVPIEKNNLLSPYFPKNQVEKVKHIKEHLTEDLEKNITLQELAQEHDIGITTLKKCFKGIYGKSISVWRREYRIYKAASMLRETDKTIAEISGKMGYDNPSKFASVFKKVVGCSPSEYRKNN, from the coding sequence ATGGAGTCTATAATAGAAAAAAATAATTTATATAAAGAAAATTTGAAAATAATCAAAAAAACTGAAGATAAAGTTATATATAAAGTAAAATGCTTAGATGGATATGGAGAAATTATATGCCATCATGTGTTTCCTGGAATAGATATTATATATAATAATTTTAATACTTTTTATTGTTTTGAACCTGAAAATATTTCCAGAGATATTATTGAAATAAATCATTGCAAAAAAGGGAGATTTGAATGCAAAATACACAATGATTCATATTTATATCTTGGAGAAGGAGATCTGGAAGTGAACAGCTGCAAAATTCAAAGGACAACTTCTGGCTTTCCTTTAGGGTATTATGAAGGAATAGAAGTGTTGATAGATATTGAAACAGCAGAAAAATTTCTTAAAGGAATCATGGAAGGAATAAATATAGATTTAAATAAAATAAAAGAAAGAGTATTTTTGGATAAAGATTATTTTATAATAAGGGCAACAGATGAAATAGAGCATATATTTCATGAATTATATAATGTAGATGAAAGAATACAAAAGGGATATTTCAAAATAAAAGTATTGGAACTTTTACTTTTTTTTACTATAGTTCCAATTGAAAAAAATAATTTATTATCTCCATATTTTCCTAAAAATCAAGTGGAAAAAGTAAAGCATATAAAGGAGCATTTAACAGAAGATTTAGAAAAGAATATAACACTTCAGGAACTGGCTCAAGAACATGATATAGGAATAACTACTTTGAAAAAATGTTTTAAGGGTATTTATGGAAAATCTATTTCTGTATGGAGAAGGGAATATCGTATATATAAAGCTGCCTCTATGCTTAGGGAAACAGATAAAACAATAGCTGAAATATCAGGAAAAATGGGATATGACAATCCAAGTAAGTTTGCATCTGTATTTAAAAAAGTAGTTGGATGTTCTCCATCTGAATATAGAAAAAATAATTAA
- a CDS encoding DNA methyltransferase, with amino-acid sequence MQEDLIYEILSVVDEIPEGRVATYGQIARLIGKDKNARLVGKVLSMAEYYGEYPCHRVVNHAGRLVPGWGLQGFLLQKEGIVLKNKTHVDLKKYQWDYSE; translated from the coding sequence ATGCAGGAAGATTTAATTTATGAAATACTTTCTGTGGTAGATGAAATTCCAGAGGGTCGTGTTGCTACTTATGGACAAATAGCAAGATTAATCGGTAAGGATAAAAATGCAAGACTTGTAGGGAAAGTTCTCAGTATGGCAGAATATTATGGAGAATATCCTTGTCACAGAGTAGTTAATCATGCTGGGCGGCTTGTTCCTGGATGGGGTTTACAGGGTTTCTTATTACAGAAGGAAGGAATTGTTTTAAAAAATAAGACTCATGTAGATTTAAAGAAATATCAATGGGATTATTCAGAATAA
- a CDS encoding inner membrane protein, giving the protein MVKKRLLFISGFISLALGIVGIILPLLPTTPFLLLSAYCFSQSSEKFHNYILNNKVFGQYIRDYNEKKGITLKNKITAISLLILSIGFSMYKLNYLHIRIMLAVVFTGVSFHILKLKTLR; this is encoded by the coding sequence ATGGTAAAAAAGAGATTATTATTTATTTCAGGATTTATTTCTCTAGCTTTAGGGATAGTAGGTATTATCCTTCCATTACTTCCTACTACTCCATTTTTATTACTCAGTGCTTACTGTTTCAGTCAATCTTCTGAAAAGTTTCACAATTATATTTTGAACAACAAAGTTTTTGGACAATATATCAGAGATTATAATGAAAAGAAGGGAATAACATTAAAAAATAAAATAACTGCTATTTCTCTTTTAATTTTAAGTATAGGATTCTCAATGTATAAACTGAATTATCTCCATATAAGAATAATGCTCGCAGTAGTATTTACAGGAGTAAGTTTTCACATTCTGAAACTTAAAACATTAAGATAA
- a CDS encoding putative coproporphyrinogen III oxidase, which translates to MTNNLMLFDKRLKSHHDSNSLINKYISGKKADKEIFEAMLRETPDERKKAIYVHTPYCDKICSFCNLNRKQIDGSLDSYAQYLADEFDKYGKTEYFKKGIFDVIFFGGGTPTVYKPQQLEVILESIKRNVVLAKDYEFTFETTLHNLTEEKLEIMMKYGVNRLSVGIQTFSETGRRFYNRTYGKEETIEKLKKLKGFFKGDVCVDIIYNFPGQTINEVLEDAKIVKELEISSASFYSLMVHEGSKLSKDIEAERVKMEEDMKKDYFLYQHFVDEMLKEDKYHILELTKIARNGGDNYKYIKVRNTGGDTFPIGVGAGGSVHGIGVYRMNKEMSFYSQQTEYHERFSKLSGIMQFPIIPKEALKDILKEDELKFFRERMKEYEEKGLLKENEESYVLTTDGVFWGNNLSSDVIIYVLEKLFNS; encoded by the coding sequence ATGACAAATAATTTAATGCTATTTGATAAAAGATTGAAATCTCATCATGATAGCAATAGTTTGATTAACAAATATATTTCTGGAAAGAAGGCAGATAAAGAAATTTTTGAAGCTATGTTGAGAGAAACTCCAGATGAAAGAAAAAAGGCAATTTATGTACATACACCATACTGTGATAAAATATGCTCTTTCTGTAATCTTAACAGAAAACAAATAGATGGAAGCTTGGATTCATATGCTCAATATCTAGCTGATGAATTTGATAAATATGGAAAAACAGAATATTTTAAAAAGGGGATTTTTGATGTAATCTTTTTTGGCGGAGGGACACCAACTGTTTATAAACCACAACAGCTTGAAGTAATACTTGAAAGTATAAAGAGAAATGTTGTTTTAGCAAAAGATTATGAATTTACTTTTGAAACAACTCTGCATAATCTGACAGAAGAAAAATTGGAAATTATGATGAAATATGGAGTAAATAGATTAAGTGTTGGAATACAGACTTTTTCTGAAACAGGAAGAAGATTTTATAACAGAACTTATGGAAAAGAAGAAACAATAGAAAAATTAAAAAAATTAAAAGGATTTTTCAAGGGAGATGTTTGTGTAGATATTATATATAATTTTCCTGGTCAGACAATAAATGAAGTACTGGAAGATGCAAAAATAGTAAAGGAATTAGAAATAAGCAGTGCAAGTTTCTATTCTCTCATGGTACATGAAGGTTCAAAATTATCCAAGGATATAGAAGCTGAAAGAGTGAAGATGGAAGAAGATATGAAAAAAGATTATTTCTTATATCAGCATTTTGTAGATGAAATGTTAAAAGAAGATAAATATCACATTCTTGAACTTACAAAAATAGCAAGAAATGGTGGAGATAATTATAAATATATTAAAGTGAGAAATACAGGTGGAGATACTTTTCCTATTGGAGTGGGAGCTGGAGGATCAGTTCACGGAATTGGAGTTTACAGAATGAATAAAGAGATGTCTTTTTATTCACAGCAGACAGAGTATCATGAGAGATTTTCAAAATTATCTGGAATAATGCAGTTTCCAATAATACCAAAAGAAGCATTAAAAGATATTTTAAAAGAAGATGAATTAAAGTTCTTTAGAGAAAGAATGAAAGAATATGAAGAAAAAGGTTTGTTAAAAGAAAATGAAGAAAGTTATGTTCTGACAACAGATGGAGTATTCTGGGGAAATAATCTTTCTAGTGATGTAATCATTTATGTTCTGGAAAAACTTTTTAATAGTTAA